The DNA window GCGGCCCGCACCACGTCGACCTTCCGCGCGTACGTCGGGTCGTCCACGCCGGTGCCGCGGCCGGTGGCCGCCGCCGGGTCGACGCCGGCGAACGCGGCGACGAGGGCGGCGGCCGGGGTGGTGTTGGCGATGCCCATGTCCCCGGTGAGCAGGATGCCCGCCCCGGCGTCGATCAGCTCGCCGGCCACCCGGATGCCGGTCTCGACGGCGGCGCGGGCCTCGTCCCGGGTGAGCGCGGGGGTGACCGCGAGGTCCCGGGTGCCGGGGCGCACGTTCGCCGTGACGAGGCGGGGCGTGGCGGGCCCACCCGCCCCGGCGTGGGCGCCGGTCGGCGGGGCGGCCGGGTCGGCGGGCTGGTCGGCCTGCGCGGCCGGCGGCAGCGGAGTGGCGACGCCGACGTCGACCACGGTGACCGAGGCGCCGGCCTGCCGGGCGAACGCGTTGACCACCGCGCCGCCGGCCAGGAAGTTGCCGATCATCTGGGCGGTGACCTCCTGCGGCCAGGGGGTCACCCCCTGGGCGTGCACGCCGTGGTCGCCCGCGAAGATCGCCACCGCGGCCGGCTCGGGCAGCGGCGGCGGGCAGACGCCGGCCAGGCCGGCGAGGCGGACGGATAGCTCCTCCAGCGCGCCCAGCGAGCCGGCGGGCTTGGTCAGCCGGCCCTGGAGCTCCCGGGCCGCCGCCATCGCCGGCTCGTCGAGCGGCCGGACCGCCCGGATCGTGGACTCCAACATCATGCCTCCAGGATCTCCGCCAGTGCGGCGGTGAACGCGTCGGTGGTGGCCCGGTCGCGGACGGCCACCCGCAGCCAGTCCGGGCCGAGCCCGGGGAACGTGTCGCCCCGGCGTACCGCCCAGCCGTGCTCGCGCAGGCGTTCGCGCACCCGCGCCGCCCCGGCCAGGTGCATTAGCACGAACGCACTGGCCGGGCGGCCCGCGACGCGTACGCCGGGCAGGCCGGACAGGCGGGCCACCAGGTGGTCGCGGTCGGCGGCCAGCTCGGCGGCGATCGCGCGCTCGGCCGCGACGGCGGCCGGCGAAGCGCAGGCGGTGGCGGCGGCCAGCGCCGGTGTGGAGACTGCCCACAGCGGCTGGGCCGCGGCCAGGCGGGCGAGCAGCGGGGCCGCGCCGAGCAGGTAGCCGATCCGCAGCCCGGCCAGGCCCCAGGTCTTGGTCAGGCTGCGCACCACCAGCAGGCCGGGTAGGTCGCGCCGGCCGGCCAGGGACTCGGGTTCCCCGGGTACGCCCGGAGCCCCGGTCGTGTCGGCGAACGCCTCGTCGACGACCAGTACGCGGCCGGGCGGGCCAGGGCGGCCAGGGCGGCGGCGGGATGCAGCACGGAGGTGGGGTTGGTCGGGTTGCCGACGACGACCAGGTCGGCGTCCTCGGGCACCCGGGCCGGGTCGAGCCGGAAGTCCTCGGTCGGGTCGAGCAGCACCCGCTCGACCTCGTGGCCGGCCGCCCGCAGCGCGGCCTCCGGCTCGGTGAACTGGGGGTGCACGACCACCGGCCGGCGCAGCCCGGTCAGGGCCCGGGCGAGCAGCACGAAGGCCTCGGCCGCCCCGGCGGTGAGCAGCACCTCCTCCGCGGGTCGGCCGTGCCGGGCGGCGACGGCGGCCCGGGCGGGCGCGGGGTCCGGGTACGCGGCCAGCTCGCCCAGTGCGGCGGTGATCGGGTCGGCCAGCCAGTCGGGCAGCGGGGCCCGGCGCACGTTGACGGCCAGGTCGACCAGGCCGGCGCCGACCTCGGCGTCCCCGTGGTGGCCGAGGTCCGGCCCGTCGTCGTGGGCACGACCGGGAACGGCGCCCGGCGCCGGCAGCACACGCATGCCCGCGATCCTGCCGGGAAGCAGCCGTACGGCACAGCGGATCTCGGCGTGGTCCGCGTCACCCACCTTCGACCGACCGCCCGTTTATGAATTCTTCTCATTTCTGAATCGGAAATGTCATAGCTTGACCGTGTGAGCAACCGACCCCTTGGCAGCCCTGGTCGCTTCGTCCCTCTCCTCCGCGCCGGCCTGATCGCCGGCATCGTGATCGCGGGAGCCCTCTACCCGGTGGCCGCCCTCACCGGGCTCGGCGCCAAGGCCACCGCGCACGCGGTGGAGCAGAAGACGAACATCCTGCGCACCGCGCTGCCCGCCGAGACGTCGTACCTCTACGCACCCGACGGCAAGACCGTGCTGACGATGTTCTACGAGGAGTACCGGCGCTACACGAAGCTGTCGGACATGTCCCCGAACATCCAGCAGGCCATCGTGGCCGCCGAGGACTCCCGCTTCTACCAGCACCGCGGCGTCGACCCGAAGGGCGTCGCCCGCGCCTTCGTGGCCAACTCCCGCTCCGGCGGGGTGTCCCAGGGCGCGTCCACGTTGACCATGCAGTTCGTCCGGATGGCCCTGCGGGACAGCGCGGGGACGCCGAAGGAGGTCCAGGAGGCCACCCAGCAGACCAGCCTGCGCAAGGTCAAGGAGATGCGGATGGCCCTGGACGTGGAGAAGGAGCTGACCAAAGAGCAGATCATGGAGCGCTACCTCAACTCCGCGTACTTCGGCCACCGCGCGTACGGCATCTTCGCCGCCGCGCAGATCTTCTTCTCCAAGACGCCGGCCACCCTCACCCCCGCCGAGGCGGCCACCCTCGCCGGCCTGGTCAAGTCCCCCTCCGAGTACGACCCGGTCACCTCGGACCAGAAGGACGCCACCGGCCGGCGCAACTACGTGCTGGACCGGATGGCCCAGCTCGGCTACCTCAGCCCGGACGCCGCCGCGGCGGCGAAGGCCGAGCCGATCCGGCTGAAGCTGACCTACCCGTCCAACGACTGCACGTCGGTGCCGGAGAAGTACAACAGCTGGGGCTTCTACTGCGACTACCTGAAGAACTGGTGGAGCTCGCAGCCGGCGTTCGGCGAGAACCGGCTGGAGCGGATGGACAAGCTGCGCCGGGGCGGCTACCGGATCGTGCTCGCCATCGACCCGAAGATCCAGGAGGCGGCCGAGAAGGGCGTCGGGGCCAAGGACGGCATCGGCAGCCCGTTCGCCAACGGCATCGTGGTCGCCGAGCCCGGCACGGGACGGATCAAGGCGATGGCGGTCAACCGGAAGTACTCGCTCGACCTCAGCGAGAACGGGCCGAGCGGCAACCCGGAGGCCAGCCCGAACGTCAAGGCGACCTATCCCAACACGGTCGCCCCCCTGCTCGGCGGCGGCGACCTGCCCGGCTACCAGGCGGGATCGACGTTCAAGATGTTCCCGATGCTCGCCGCGCTCAACTCGGGGCTGCCCCTGTCGACCGCGTACGACTCGCCGTACCGGTACCAGTCCAAGGTCTACGACGGCTGGGCGCCGTCCAACGCCAGCGGCGCCATGACGGGCCGGCAGACCATGTGGTCCGGGTTCGGCAAGTCGGTCAACACGTACTTCGTGCAGCTCGAGGAGCAGATCGGAGCGGAGAAGGGGGTACGGCTCGCGGAGCAGCTCGGGCTGCGCTGGCGCACCGACGTCGACCGGGACCACGCCTCCCCCACGAAGGCGAACAAGTGGGGCGCGTTCACCCTGGGCGTCTCCGACGCCACCCCGCTGGAGATGGCGAACGCGTACGCCGCGATCGCCGCCGACGGGCGGTACTGCGAGGCGCTGCCGGTGCAGTCGATCAGCAACCGGGACGGGACGCCCACCACGTACACGACGGCCGGCGGAATCCAGCGGGAGGTCGCCAAGCCGCGCTGCCGGCAGGTGGTGAGCGCGGACGCGGCCCGGGCCGCCACCGACGCGGCCCGCTGCCCGACCGGGGACACCCCGGCCAAGGGAGGCTGCGGCGGCTGGTCGACGGCGGACAGCGTCCGGGGCACGGTGGGGCGCCCCGTGGCCGGCAAGACCGGTACGACGGACAGCACCCGGTCGGCCTGGTTCGTCGGCTACACGCCGGAGCTGGCGGCGGCGAGCTTCATCGCCGACCCGGACAACCCGTTCAACGCGGTGGGCGACGGCATGTCCCAGGTGCCGATCGCTGCGGTGGCGGAGACCCTCCGCGACGGCCTCAAGGGCCGGCCCGGCCGCAACTTCACCCCACCCTCGGACGCCATCGTCGGCTGAGGGGCAGGGAAGGGCGGCGGCCTGGCCCGGCCGCCGCCAGTGGCGGCGGTCGTACGGGTAGCCTCGACGCGTGTACCGGTTCCTCCTGACGCCACGCTGGCTGGGCATCCTCGCGCTGACCCTGGTCGCCGCGGCCGTGATGGTGCTGCTCGGCAACTGGCAGCTGGACCGTTACCGGGGCCGTACCGCGATCAACGAGCGGATCGACGCCGGCACGCGGATGGCGCCCGTGCCGCTGCGCGACGCCGTACCCGCCCCGACGGGCGGCAACGGCACCGCCGGCCCGGCCCCCGCCGAGGAGGCCACCTGGGCCCGGGTCACGGTGACCGGCCGGTACGACGCCGCGAACGTCGTCCTCGTACGCGGCCGGACGGTCGACAGCCAGGTCGGCTTCGAGGTGGTCACCCCGCTGGT is part of the Micromonospora olivasterospora genome and encodes:
- a CDS encoding transglycosylase domain-containing protein; protein product: MSNRPLGSPGRFVPLLRAGLIAGIVIAGALYPVAALTGLGAKATAHAVEQKTNILRTALPAETSYLYAPDGKTVLTMFYEEYRRYTKLSDMSPNIQQAIVAAEDSRFYQHRGVDPKGVARAFVANSRSGGVSQGASTLTMQFVRMALRDSAGTPKEVQEATQQTSLRKVKEMRMALDVEKELTKEQIMERYLNSAYFGHRAYGIFAAAQIFFSKTPATLTPAEAATLAGLVKSPSEYDPVTSDQKDATGRRNYVLDRMAQLGYLSPDAAAAAKAEPIRLKLTYPSNDCTSVPEKYNSWGFYCDYLKNWWSSQPAFGENRLERMDKLRRGGYRIVLAIDPKIQEAAEKGVGAKDGIGSPFANGIVVAEPGTGRIKAMAVNRKYSLDLSENGPSGNPEASPNVKATYPNTVAPLLGGGDLPGYQAGSTFKMFPMLAALNSGLPLSTAYDSPYRYQSKVYDGWAPSNASGAMTGRQTMWSGFGKSVNTYFVQLEEQIGAEKGVRLAEQLGLRWRTDVDRDHASPTKANKWGAFTLGVSDATPLEMANAYAAIAADGRYCEALPVQSISNRDGTPTTYTTAGGIQREVAKPRCRQVVSADAARAATDAARCPTGDTPAKGGCGGWSTADSVRGTVGRPVAGKTGTTDSTRSAWFVGYTPELAAASFIADPDNPFNAVGDGMSQVPIAAVAETLRDGLKGRPGRNFTPPSDAIVG